The following are from one region of the Theropithecus gelada isolate Dixy chromosome 6, Tgel_1.0, whole genome shotgun sequence genome:
- the LOC112626930 gene encoding olfactory receptor 2Y1, with product MGSFNTSFEDAFILVGFSDWPQLEPILFVFILIFYSLTLFGNTIIIALSWLDLRLHTPMYFFLSHLSLLDLCFTTSTVPQLLINLCGVDRTITRGGCVAQLFIYLALGSTECVLLVVMAFDRYAAVCRPLHYMAIMHPRLCQTLAVASWGAGFVNSLIQTGLAMAMPLCGHQLNHFFCEMPVFLKLACADTEGTEAKMFVARVIIVAVPVALILGSYVHIARAVLRVKSMAGRRKAFGTCGCHLLVVFLFYGSAIYTYLQSIHSYSESEGKFVALFYTIITPILNPLIYTLRNKDVKGALWKVLWRGRDSG from the coding sequence ATGGGAAGTTTCAACACCAGTTTTGAAGACGCCTTCATTTTGGTTGGGTTCTCAGATTGGCCGCAACTGGAGCCCATCCtgtttgtctttattttgattttctactCCCTAACTCTCTTTGGCAACACCATCATCATCGCTCTCTCCTGGCTAGACCTTCGGCTGCACACACCCATGTACTTCTTTCTCTCCCACCTGTCCCTCCTGGACCTCTGCTTCACCACCAGCACCGTGCCCCAGCTCCTGATCAACCTCTGCGGGGTTGACCGCACCATCACCCGTGGAGGGTGTGTGGCTCAGCTCTTCATCTACCTAGCCCTGGGCTCCACGGAGTGTGTGCTCCTGGTGGTGATGGCTTTTGACCGCTATGCTGCTGTCTGTCGTCCACTCCACTACATGGCCATCATGCACCCCCGTCTCTGCCAGACCCTGGCTGTCGCCTCCTGGGGGGCGGGTTTCGTGAACTCTCTGATCCAGACAGGTCTCGCAATGGCCATGCCTCTCTGTGGCCATCAGCTGAATCACTTCTTTTGTGAGATGCCTGTATTTCTGAAGCTGGCTTGTGCGGACACAGAAGGAACGGAGGCCAAGATGTTCGTGGCTCGAGTCATAATTGTGGCTGTTCCCGTAGCACTAATTCTAGGCTCCTATGTGCACATTGCTCGTGCAGTGCTGAGGGTCAAGTCAATGGCTGGGCGCAGAAAGGCTTTCGGGACTTGTGGGTGCCACCTCCTAGTAgtgttccttttttatggctcgGCCATTTACACCTATCTCCAATCCATCCACAGTTATTCTGAGAGTGAGGGAAAATTTGTTGCCCTTTTTTATACTATAATTACCCCTATTCTCAATCCTCTGATTTATACACTAAGAAACAAGGATGTGAAGGGTGCTCTGTGGAAAGTACTATGGAGGGGCAGAGACTCAGGGTAG